Proteins encoded in a region of the Pelmatolapia mariae isolate MD_Pm_ZW linkage group LG16_19, Pm_UMD_F_2, whole genome shotgun sequence genome:
- the LOC134644589 gene encoding cytosolic 5'-nucleotidase 1A-like has translation MLSLRQHQEVAMEALLPEPEIPLPEPEITITMSSGLLFKQEQQGCGPAFKFVEALKAVNAELRNHYPESEELFKVILIDDSSSSDFLMDRIREHGLEELITLLPVTEDQLVSELKRNNTHLYLSDEPNRLKVQEALNEGVAAAIMFTPTNIITESENQLRVAFDGDAVLFSNESELVFKSGGLQEYLNNEQQNVENTMNGGPFKGFLEVLIKPQKKLHNKGLYKKCPIRTYLVTSRGAGCDGYRALNTLHRWGLELDEAVFVGGADKGPTLQRIKPHIFFDDQQRHVDAALSVDTVACLVLSPN, from the exons ATGTTAAGTCTACGACAGCATCAGGAAGTAGCCATGGAGGCACTGCTG ccTGAACCAGAGATCCCACTGCCAGAACCAGAGATCACCATTACCATGTCTTCAGGACTCCTCTTCAAGCAAGAACAGCAGGGCTGTGGCCCTGCCTTCAAATTTGTTGAG GCTCTGAAGGCAGTCAATGCTGAACTCAGAAACCATTACCCTGAGAGTGAGGAGCTCTTTAAAGTCATACTCATCGATGACAGCTCATCATCAGACTTTCTCATGGATCGGATCCGTGAACACG GGCTGGAAGAACTTATCACTCTGTTACCTGTGACTGAAGATCAACTTGTGAGTgagttaaaaagaaacaacaccCACCTGTACCTGTCTGATGAACCAAACAGGTTGAAGGTTCAGGAAGCTTTGAATGAAG GTGTAGCAGCTGCTATCATGTTCACACCAACAAACATCATCACAGAGTCTGAGAATCAGCTGCGTGTTGCCTTTGATGGCGACGCTGTCCTCTTCTCTAATGAGTCAGAGCTCGTGTTCAAGAGTGGTGGACTACAAGAATACTTGAATAATGAGcagcaaaatgttgaaaataCAATGAATGGG GGACCATTCAAAGGATTCTTAGAGGTTTTAATAAAACCGCAGAAAAAGTTGCATAATAAAGGCCTGTACAAGAAGTGTCCCATTCGTACCTACCTGGTGACATCTCGAGGGGCAGGCTGTGACGGCTACAGAGCTTTAAACACTCTGCACCGGTGGGGTCTGGAGCTTGATGAAGCTGTATTTGTGGGAGGGGCTGACAAAGGTCCTACACTGCAGAGGATCAAACCTCACATCTTCTTTGATGACCAGCAGAGACATGTTGATGCTGCATTGTCGGTCGACACAGTGGCATGTCTGGTGCTCTCACCAAACTAA